Within the Paenibacillus sp. AN1007 genome, the region AAGCTGTATGGAGGACGTTCAGATCAGATTGGCCGGCAGGCTCTGCACGGTGAAGTCCTTCGATTTACTCATCCTTTAACCGGAGCTTCCATTGAAGTACATGACCCTTGGCCGGCGGATTTTGAACAATTAGCAGCAAGAGAGAGTCACAATTAGAGCACGGACCTGTTCAAGCAGGTCCGTTCTTTTTTTGTTTACACTTACTTTGAAGTCTCAAAAATTGCTGAAACCCGTGCATGCTTTTCATAAAAGGTGGCATGCCCATCCCATTTCGGGCATATAGATGGGTAACGAAGGATTGAACCATGGATCAGTCCCATGAGAAGGATCATGGTGAACATATGCCGAAAGGAGGACGCCACCTTTGTTGAATCAACCTTATGGTTTGCGGTTCGATATTTATGAGCGTGTTCATTTGTCTGAGGGAGTGCCTGCCATTGAGGAACTGGAAGAAATTGAACTATATCCGCGCATCCAGGTAATCGGACAGGACGACCATGCCACCCTGAGGGGGCATCTGCTGCTTACAGGAACGTACCGGGGGGAAAGTGAAGATTCAGAGGAATTAAAGCATTTTATACCTGTCGAAATTACTGTACCATTAAACCGGGTGAGATCCATTGATGATATTTCGATTGAAATTGAAAATTTTGATGTTGACCTGTTATCCAGCCGGAGTCTGAATATTACAGGTGTACTTTCATTGCGAGGCATTGAGGGCTTCCCTGTAGAGGAACCTCAGGTGTGGTCTGCAGATGAATTTACGGTTGTTCACTCGTCTGAAGCTGAGCAGGACAGCCGTACGAATGAACGGGAACAGGCGGAGCAGTTCGAACTGCAGGAACAAGCGGGGCGATATGAGCCAGATGATCAGTTCCAGCAGGGTGAAGAAAACGAGCTTGCGAATGCGGCTGAACTTGCTGCGTACGGTTCTCCCGAATCAGCAGATTTGTCTGTGAGAACCCAGGGAGAAGCGGGATATGAAGAGCTCTCGCAAGCTTATTGGAATCAGGCATCGGCCGAGCCGTTAACGCCGGACACTGCTGTAGCTGATGAACGGGATGTACACAGACAGCCTGAGGCAGACGACGGAAGTTTGCTCTCACAGACATCAAATGAAACATATGAAGCGCCTTCTCCAATCTCTTCATTTGAAGCCCCATCTCCAATCTCTTCATTTATGGCGGAGACGGCCGACAGACTCGCTTCCTATCCGGAGTCTGAACCGCTTCTTCCGATAGAAGAAGAAACGTCAGCATGGACTGAGCCAACCGTAATTAGCGTACCCGAGAACCTGATATCTTCGAGTTCCTCTGCTTCTGAACAGGCCCGTTCAGAAGCAGAACAAAGACCGCTGGAAGATACAGCTCCTAAGGTATGGCACTTTGAAGAAGCTCGGTCAAGTGCCCAGCAGGAGGAGCAGGTGATTCCAAATACCTCAGCTCATGCACAGACCGAGAACTGGCAGGACGTATTTGCTTCATCTGAAGCGGTTCAGCCAGAAGAAGAGCGGCCTGTGCTGGAACCGGCGGAGGAAAACGCCCTGCTGCAGCATGAGGCATCTGTTCCTGAACCCATTGCTGAGGCGGAAGACAAGCCGGAACTGAAGGTTGCTTTCGGCAGCAAGAAGGAGTCGTCACCAAGAGAAGAAGAGGGTGTGGGCATCTCCTCGCTGTTATCATCCGGCCGTGCCGCTCGGGAAGTTGAGGAAGAGCGCGGTGAGGAGACCCCTGCTGGAGCTGTCCCAGAAGATACGAGTCAGGCAGAAGATGTAGAATGGAAGAATCTGTTCCTGGGAACGATTGTAGATCAGACACCGTTCCGCAAAGTAAAGCTGTGCATTGTGCAGCGCGAAGATACACTGGATGCCATTGCAGACAGGTACCAGCTCAGTACCAGAGAACTGCAGTTGTATAATCGATTGACCGAGCAGGTTGTAGAAGAAGGACAGATTCTGTATATTCCCTAAATTGCTGACTGGGATATGGCAGTCTAACCACCCGTAATCCTCTGAAGGGATTGCGGGTTTTCCTTGTTTTTTAGAATTCCACGTGTTCATAGTCAGCTTTCACTGCTGCCAGGTTGACTATCGCGCACGAGCAGGGTATGATGTGTTTAGGTTTTTTGAATAATGACGTGGATCGGGAGTAGTAGACAGTATGACCTTTCAGAGAGTGGGATCGATGCGCTGTGAGATTCCGCAGGAACCAACTGATCGAAGTCGCCCGGGAGTTGCCTGTTTGAGTTCTGTAGGTGGATGCTGCATATCCATTAACCTCGGAGGTAGGATGGGCCGGTCGCAGCCGTTATCTGCTTGAAGTGTCACGCCAGATCCAGGATGAACAGTTATCCCGATGTCAGCGTGAAACAAAGGTGGTACCGCGAAAGCTAACCTTTCGTCCTTTGATGGATGAAAGGTTTTTTTTGTTTTTTAGCGATGATGATGATGATGAAGTAACGGAGGAATGACACATGTCTGAACAAAAAAAAGCAACAACCGAAATGCCGACCACATATGATCCAAAGGCTGCAGAGGACAAATGGTACTCCACTTGGACAGAGCGCGGGTATTTCCAAGCGGGCAAACGCAAGGATGCTGAGCCGTACACGATTGTAATTCCACCTCCAAACGTGACCGGTATGCTTCATATCGGGCATGCACTTGACTTCACACTCCAGGATATCCTCATTCGTACGAAACGTATGCAGGGATATGATGCGCTTTGGCTGCCGGGCTCTGACCATGCAGGGATTGCTACGCAAACGAAGGTGGAGCAGAAGCTGCGTGAAGAGGGATTGACGCGTTATGATCTGGGACGTGAGAAGTTTCTGGAGAAAGTATGGGACTGGAAAGATCAATACGCTACAACCATTCGTCAGCAGTGGGGTAAAATGGGGCTGTCTCTTGACTATTCCCGTGAACGTTTCACACTGGATGAAGGTCTGTCCAAAGCGGTACGTAAAGTATTTGTACAGTTGTATGAGAAAGGTCTCATTTATCGCGGTAAACGCATTATTAACTGGGACCCGGTAAACCGTACGGCACTGTCTGATATTGAAGTTGAATATAAAGAAGTTCAGGGACATCTCTACCACCTGCGTTATCCGCTCCAAGATGGCAGTGGCCATATTACTGTGGCAACGACTCGTCCGGAAACGATGCTGGGTGATACGGCTGTTGCTGTTCA harbors:
- a CDS encoding LysM peptidoglycan-binding domain-containing protein — encoded protein: MLNQPYGLRFDIYERVHLSEGVPAIEELEEIELYPRIQVIGQDDHATLRGHLLLTGTYRGESEDSEELKHFIPVEITVPLNRVRSIDDISIEIENFDVDLLSSRSLNITGVLSLRGIEGFPVEEPQVWSADEFTVVHSSEAEQDSRTNEREQAEQFELQEQAGRYEPDDQFQQGEENELANAAELAAYGSPESADLSVRTQGEAGYEELSQAYWNQASAEPLTPDTAVADERDVHRQPEADDGSLLSQTSNETYEAPSPISSFEAPSPISSFMAETADRLASYPESEPLLPIEEETSAWTEPTVISVPENLISSSSSASEQARSEAEQRPLEDTAPKVWHFEEARSSAQQEEQVIPNTSAHAQTENWQDVFASSEAVQPEEERPVLEPAEENALLQHEASVPEPIAEAEDKPELKVAFGSKKESSPREEEGVGISSLLSSGRAAREVEEERGEETPAGAVPEDTSQAEDVEWKNLFLGTIVDQTPFRKVKLCIVQREDTLDAIADRYQLSTRELQLYNRLTEQVVEEGQILYIP